In one window of Fusobacterium simiae DNA:
- a CDS encoding toxin-antitoxin system YwqK family antitoxin, which yields MGFEKRAVDFKELMFKDGELFSGVYFEYYENGLDKYECSYRDGLKHGSEWMYDEYAMVTEVRTYKKGEMRTFGEYYSNGALKIKIELKDEMKNGIEMAFEENHNIIYYGLNKDDKRHGEWQFYKNGKLEKYVMYKNGEVIGEEKVEY from the coding sequence ATGGGTTTTGAAAAGAGAGCAGTTGACTTTAAAGAACTTATGTTTAAAGATGGAGAGCTATTTTCAGGAGTATATTTTGAATATTATGAAAATGGATTAGATAAGTATGAGTGTTCTTATAGAGATGGCTTGAAACATGGTTCAGAATGGATGTATGATGAGTATGCAATGGTTACAGAAGTTAGAACATATAAAAAGGGGGAGATGAGGACATTTGGGGAGTATTATAGCAATGGAGCTTTAAAGATTAAAATTGAGCTTAAAGATGAAATGAAAAATGGAATTGAAATGGCTTTTGAAGAAAATCATAATATCATATATTATGGTTTGAATAAAGATGACAAAAGGCATGGAGAATGGCAATTCTATAAGAATGGTAAGTTGGAAAAATATGTTATGTACAAAAATGGAGAAGTAATAGGGGAAGAAAAAGTAGAATATTAG